The DNA segment ATTTTACAGAACAAGACTTATATCGGAACTATGGTACAGGGTAGAGAAAAAGTCATTAGCTATAAGGTGCATGAAATGATAAAAATGCCAGAGGAAGAATGGTATCAAGTGGAAAATACTCATGAGGCTATTATTACAGCGGAACTTTTTGAAATGGCACAGGAATTGCAAAAAAGGGATACCCGCACACCGCCGGGAAAAAAAGAAAATTACTTATTTTCAGGTTTCCTAAGATGTGCAGATTGTGATAAAGCCATGACAAGACGTGCATCAAAAGGACTTGTGTACTATAACTGCTCTACATATAAGAGAAAATCAAAAGATAAATGTACCAAACACACAATGCGGTTAGATATTTTAGAGAAAGCTGTCTTAATGGCAATTCAAAAACAGATTGAGTTGGCTCATTCATTGGAATCCATAATTGAGGATATTAACAAAGCCCCTGTTGTCCAAACAAAATCACTTCGCTTGGAACAACTTTTAAAACTCCGTATGGAAGAATATGAAAAGACCAAAGAGTTGCTTACCGATTTATATGTAGATTGGAAAAGAGGCGAAATTACTCTTGAACAGCATCGGAGAATGAAAAATAAATTTGAACAGCAGGAAGAACAACTCGAAAAAGTGATTGAGCATCTGAAAGACGAAATCGGAACAATGGAAAAAGGTGTTTCTACTGATGATCCATATTTCAAGACTTTTTTAGAATGTAAGAACATAAAAGAACTGTCACAAGGCATTCTTACAGACCTCGTAGAAGTAATCTATATACACGAGGGTGGAGAAATAACGATACACTTCAAATTTGATGATGAATACAAACGTATTGTAGATTTCATTGAAAACAATAAATATACTCTGTCTGTGGTGGAGAATGAAGTAAGCTAAGATAGCTGAAAAATTTCTTCCTTTTTTCACAGACAGAGTTGAGCATAAATGAGTGGTGCTGTGGGACCTATTGGACCAACCGGCGCTGATGGAGCCACCGGACCGACGGGACCTACTGGCGCAAGTGCTTATGAATTAGCCGTTGACAATGGATTCGACGGAACAGAAGATGAATGGCTTGCGAGTCTGCAAGGGGCTACTGGGCCGACCGGACCTACTGGCGCGGATGGACCTGTGGGACCTATTGGACCAACCGGCGCTGATGGAGCCACCGGACCGACGGGACCGACTGGTGCAAGTGCTTATGAACTAGCCGTTGACAATGGATTCGACGGAACGGAAGATGAATGGCTTGCGAGTCTGCAAGGGGCTACTGGGCCGACCGGACCTACTGGCGCGGATGGACCTGTGGGACCGACTGGCGCGGACGGGGCCACCGGTGCGGATGGACCTATCGGACCGACCGGCGCGGATGGACCTATCGGACCGACTGGCGCGGATGGACCTATCGGACCGACTGGCGCGGATGGACCAACCGGACCGACTGGCGCGGATGGACCTATCGGACCGACTGGCGCGGATGGACCAACCGGACCGACTGGCGCGGATGGACCTATCGGACCGACCGGTGCGGATGGACCTATCGGACCGACTGGCGCGGATGGACCAACCGGACCGACTGGCGCGGATGGACCTATCGGACCTACTGGCGCGGATGGACCAACCGGACCGACTGGCGCGGATGGTGCTACTGGACCCACTGGACCGACTGGTACAATTATTAACCCAGATATTGCTTTTGCGGCTAATAATCAGAGCGATACAATCACAATTAATCTGACTACACCTACAGTTATTTCTTTACCGGATGATCAAACGTTGTCGGGTATTACTGCTAATACAGGAAATACTGAATTTACGGTCACTGAAGCTGGATTATATCGTATTGGATATCAAGTTAACGTTGTGACTCCAGAGAGTTTTGCAAGTATGATCCTTATAAATGGAGTAACGTATGACCCATCTCTTGTTGACGTAGGTGGGGATATTAATACGAATTCTTCTGAAGTATTTGCTACGCTTACAGTTGGAGATACCATTTCTCTGGCTGTTTTGGGAGAACCGGGAACACTGGATCTTAGCGCAGGTTCCGGTGCAACGCTAACCATACAGCAGATTGGTTTATCATAATCGAAACACAAGTGAACTGATCATTATTAAGAAGAAGGGGTGCCTGGCACTCCTTCTTCTTTTAAATCTCTTTATCCAATATCAGTTTCCGGTTCTTTTTTTTCTTTCCTATCATATACTCTTAAGGATGTCAGAAATACTATTGCCCTTGTCGCAGTAGTATTGATTCAGAATATTTTCATGGGAGGGAATGATAAATGAAGAAAAAAGTTGCAATTGCAGCAGCATCCGTTTGTGTGTTTTTTGGCGGAATAGTTGCCGGAGCAGCTGTACAATCGGATTTCTTTACAGATGCACAGCAGACAATATCAGTGGTAAATAAGTTATTTGATAGGGGCAATCAATACAAAAACGCATCAAATCAATTGCAGGCACAATTGGACCAGAACAAATCAGAAATTGATAGTTTGAAATCTCAAATTCAAAATCTTCAAAATGACTTGCAAAACAAAGATGGAGACATTCAGAAGAAAAATGAAGAGCTTCAAAAACTGCAAGCTGACTATGAAGCGAAAAAGCAGGAAGCAATTGATTTAAAAAATCAACTTGTACAGCTGCAGCAAAGTGATGACCAGAAAGATGCAAAGATGGCTGAGGTTCGAAAATTAGCCGAAGACAGACTTCAGCAGCTCCAGTAACAAATCATCACCGGTACTACTCCTGTGAAGTGGAATGTATGCTGTAAAGAGTGGAAATGATAACCCACTACTAAAACAGCAGGACGGCGGCTCATTTGCAGTGAACCCAAGCAATTACATGAGGGGGTAATACACAGCCGCAGGAACAGCGCAGGGAGAGCAGGCAAAGCCCCTCTCCCCCCACCCCGAAGGGCGCATTTATATACACATGAATGCGGTATATGCGGTCTTGCAGACAGCGTTTTGTGCCTATTGGCACAAATTATTTCCTTGCCACCAAAACATACCTTCTGCTTGAGCCAACACGCCTAAGATATGGGTTACTTTTTCATTGGGGTTATAAACAGATAAATTCAAATCACCACTACACATTTGAATGAGTGATTTTTCTTTTGGAAGTAATATCGAAACACAATCATCTTGACTTGTGTAAACAGCTTTCATCATTTTTTCAAGATCTTGGCAAGAGGGGTTTTCTATCAAGCCATCTTTATATACTGAAAATTCAAAATAACAAAGTGATTTTAGAATTATGTGGATAAACGAATTAGCAATCTGCTTAACTTTATCTCCACATAAATAATACTGTTCAACTGCATTAAAAAATTGAATATTGTCATATTCGGTTACTCGTTGCGGAAGAAAATCTATTACATAGCATGGCTTCATTAGTAATTCTTCAACCATAATATTCATTTCAGATTGCGTCATGTTTTTATTCTCCCTGTTCCAGTCATAGCCTTATTGTAACACCCTATTATCCTGTTTTCAAGCAAAATTGAAAGGAGAAACGCCATAGCAATTTATTTTCCTCTCTTCTTTTGCACAAAGAATATTACAGCTAGGACTGCTGCAAGGACTGCCGCAGACAATATAATTATCTGTAACCTGGAAAGTCCGGTTGTTGTATTGTCTTTTACCTTTGGCTTTTCCCATCCTGCATACAGGGTTATGTTTCCTTTGACTTTATCTTTCGTGACCTACTCCCACCACTTAAATCTCATGATTTTGAAGTGAGGGCTTCCTGTTCAATAGCCCCAACGGGCTAAGTATCTGCAGGCTATCCCCGTGTGCCCCACGGTTTTTGCCCGGTTACGGGCTTTTTTTCGGTGAAGTTATGCACATAATATTTTTCTTCCCTCTTCACGAATATTGATTGCCGCGTTGACATCCCTGTCCATCCGGTTTCCACAACGGCACTCATAAATCCGCTCCGATAATTTTAGTTCTTTTTTTACTGCTCCACATTTACAGCATGTCTTACTTGATGGATAGAACCTATCTATTCTCACCAGCCTCTTTCCCTGATCCATCAGCTTGTATTCCAGCATTCCCAGAAACATTCCATATCCATTATCCATAACACTCTTCCCAAAGTGCAGACTCCGGCTCATGGTTTTCATGTTCAGATCTTCTACGCACACTGCATCATAACTGTCCGCCAATTTTCTGCTCAGCTTATGCTGAAAATCTTTTCTCTGATTTTTTACCTTTTCGTGACAGACAGCCACTTTTCGTCTCTGCTTTTCGTGATTTCTGCTTCCTTTTACACAGTGAGACAACTTTCTCTGCTCTTTGCACAATTTCTTTTCTGACTTCCGGTAATACATCGGGTACTCTGCCCGGCTTCCGTCTGAAAACACCGCCATACCGCTCATGGCAAAGTCCATTCCCAACATCTTTTCTACCGCCTCTTTCTCCTCACTTATTTGGCTCTCATAGGTATAGAGAAGACTGGCATAATATTTTCCGGACGGTTCCTGAGTGACCGTCACCGATTTCAATTGATATTCTTTCGGTATCTGTCGGTGCTGTACCAGTTTTACATGAGACATTTTCGGAAGCTTCAGCTTTCCTTCTTCCAGTTTGATATTTCCATTTACTACATTCGTCGTATAACTTGCACGGCTTCTGTGTTTTGATTTGAACTTTGGAAAACCACTCTGCGGATTTCTAAAAAAGTTCTGATATGCCCTTTCCAGATGAAGCTGCACATTGGCTAGTGCCAGTGAATCCACCTCTTTCAGCCACGGATACTGTTTTTTATAAAAAGCCGGCGTATTCTTCAACCGCTTTTTACTTTTTTGATATTCTTTCATCTTATCTTCCAACA comes from the Blautia liquoris genome and includes:
- a CDS encoding BclA C-terminal domain-containing protein, which gives rise to MSGAVGPIGPTGADGATGPTGPTGASAYELAVDNGFDGTEDEWLASLQGATGPTGPTGADGPVGPIGPTGADGATGPTGPTGASAYELAVDNGFDGTEDEWLASLQGATGPTGPTGADGPVGPTGADGATGADGPIGPTGADGPIGPTGADGPIGPTGADGPTGPTGADGPIGPTGADGPTGPTGADGPIGPTGADGPIGPTGADGPTGPTGADGPIGPTGADGPTGPTGADGATGPTGPTGTIINPDIAFAANNQSDTITINLTTPTVISLPDDQTLSGITANTGNTEFTVTEAGLYRIGYQVNVVTPESFASMILINGVTYDPSLVDVGGDINTNSSEVFATLTVGDTISLAVLGEPGTLDLSAGSGATLTIQQIGLS
- a CDS encoding recombinase family protein; protein product: MARIRKSSLSERTAALKKVVWYIALYIRLSKDDGNDESLSVTNQKKILMEFLEKFFPEEYVIVDVYVDDGLTGTDYERPDFQRMIHDVEVGKVNCIVCKNLSRAFRNYSDQGYFLENFFPLHNTRFITLGDPKIDTYLNPEVVSGMEVPINGLMNDRFAYKTSSDIRRTFDTKRRNGEFIGAFAPYGYEKHPEDKNALIIDEEAAQVVRNIFQWFVYGDGSTKIIIDDDGIEHEVLVGSMSKEGISRKLNELGIPNPSLYKKLRGFKYKNPHSKKNDGLWSGSAVTRILQNKTYIGTMVQGREKVISYKVHEMIKMPEEEWYQVENTHEAIITAELFEMAQELQKRDTRTPPGKKENYLFSGFLRCADCDKAMTRRASKGLVYYNCSTYKRKSKDKCTKHTMRLDILEKAVLMAIQKQIELAHSLESIIEDINKAPVVQTKSLRLEQLLKLRMEEYEKTKELLTDLYVDWKRGEITLEQHRRMKNKFEQQEEQLEKVIEHLKDEIGTMEKGVSTDDPYFKTFLECKNIKELSQGILTDLVEVIYIHEGGEITIHFKFDDEYKRIVDFIENNKYTLSVVENEVS
- a CDS encoding RNA-guided endonuclease TnpB family protein, with product MNKAIKFRIYPNKEQGEQFARTFGCCRFLYNVMLEDKMKEYQKSKKRLKNTPAFYKKQYPWLKEVDSLALANVQLHLERAYQNFFRNPQSGFPKFKSKHRSRASYTTNVVNGNIKLEEGKLKLPKMSHVKLVQHRQIPKEYQLKSVTVTQEPSGKYYASLLYTYESQISEEKEAVEKMLGMDFAMSGMAVFSDGSRAEYPMYYRKSEKKLCKEQRKLSHCVKGSRNHEKQRRKVAVCHEKVKNQRKDFQHKLSRKLADSYDAVCVEDLNMKTMSRSLHFGKSVMDNGYGMFLGMLEYKLMDQGKRLVRIDRFYPSSKTCCKCGAVKKELKLSERIYECRCGNRMDRDVNAAINIREEGRKILCA